From Thalassococcus sp. S3, one genomic window encodes:
- a CDS encoding winged helix-turn-helix domain-containing tetratricopeptide repeat protein, which yields MLLAKMQNDIYERTELSHGPWTFDRRRKILFVDSNRVPLQRGVLKLFEYLIERAGDVVSKDELIEHVWDGRVVSDAAIYNRVAALRKALQDADAPDPAIHWEYGRGVRFSPRADQPEAEPLRSLDRGGKQNAGSREPQSGRAGNTCPLDDLPHLVILPIQTSDHRSEVQEVASALTNDISNWLDGADWLKVGTEIEETHSNYVLTGVLRARGEHLRLEISLVDPSQNRIWSTKQDGRLNDSFEWQDRTADAVVAEVFGSMLSQVRRSVGLLEDADANAKQLFLKVTLEFDGFNVNWEQSLKRLEQAITLDPQWFPPRESAAGIWFAARMSGAGQHIRPWQDKIEAWIAELSTLAPEELIDGPSGLIVKLAQSGGFHSDEIISHATRLLRRRPFSQKALFWGARALVFAGDAKVAKDALLQALRGLKMTIYEPFILAGLSQSYVQLGEDRKAIEYAKEAIRIRAKNLAAWRSLAAAHAHLGEVEAARKATQRLLEMVPHETVEGTWKNAGYPDTPGLNRYRDGLLKAGIPGRASDVMTREESCRSAKR from the coding sequence CGGCGCAAGATCCTGTTTGTAGATAGCAACCGCGTTCCTCTACAACGCGGCGTGCTGAAACTGTTTGAGTACTTGATTGAGCGGGCTGGTGATGTCGTTTCGAAGGACGAGCTGATCGAGCATGTATGGGATGGCCGTGTGGTCTCTGATGCGGCAATCTACAACCGTGTCGCTGCATTGAGGAAAGCTCTGCAAGACGCGGATGCGCCAGACCCAGCGATACATTGGGAATATGGCCGTGGGGTCAGGTTCTCTCCACGAGCAGATCAACCAGAAGCAGAGCCCTTAAGAAGCTTAGACAGAGGTGGAAAGCAGAACGCTGGTTCACGAGAGCCGCAATCGGGAAGAGCAGGCAATACGTGCCCGCTCGACGATCTACCTCACCTGGTCATATTGCCCATTCAGACCTCGGATCACCGGAGTGAGGTTCAAGAGGTTGCCAGTGCGTTGACCAATGACATTTCAAATTGGCTCGACGGTGCGGATTGGCTCAAGGTCGGGACAGAGATTGAAGAGACGCATTCGAACTATGTTTTGACTGGCGTTCTTCGGGCGAGAGGGGAACACCTAAGGCTTGAGATTTCGCTCGTTGATCCAAGCCAGAACCGCATCTGGTCAACGAAACAGGATGGGAGGCTGAACGATAGTTTTGAGTGGCAAGACAGAACAGCCGATGCCGTGGTCGCAGAGGTCTTTGGATCCATGCTCAGTCAAGTGCGGCGGTCGGTGGGGTTACTTGAGGATGCGGACGCAAATGCAAAACAATTGTTTCTCAAGGTCACCCTGGAATTCGACGGCTTCAACGTGAATTGGGAGCAGTCTCTCAAAAGGCTGGAGCAAGCCATAACCCTTGACCCGCAGTGGTTTCCGCCACGTGAGTCTGCCGCCGGCATCTGGTTTGCCGCGCGCATGAGTGGGGCCGGGCAGCATATACGGCCTTGGCAGGACAAAATCGAAGCGTGGATTGCCGAACTATCAACACTGGCTCCGGAAGAGCTGATTGACGGACCGTCTGGGTTAATTGTCAAACTCGCGCAAAGTGGCGGCTTCCATTCCGACGAAATCATATCGCATGCCACAAGACTTTTGAGGCGTCGGCCATTTAGTCAGAAGGCCCTCTTTTGGGGTGCCCGGGCCCTCGTCTTCGCCGGTGATGCGAAGGTAGCAAAAGACGCTCTTTTACAAGCCTTACGCGGCTTGAAGATGACGATCTACGAACCGTTCATTCTGGCGGGGCTGTCGCAGTCTTACGTGCAACTTGGTGAAGATCGTAAGGCCATAGAATATGCCAAGGAAGCCATCCGCATTCGCGCCAAAAACCTTGCCGCATGGCGCAGTCTTGCCGCAGCGCATGCTCATCTCGGAGAGGTCGAGGCCGCACGTAAAGCGACGCAAAGGCTGCTCGAAATGGTTCCGCACGAAACCGTCGAAGGGACTTGGAAGAACGCTGGGTATCCAGACACCCCAGGCCTCAACCGCTATCGCGACGGTTTGCTGAAAGCTGGGATTCCTGGCCGGGCTTCTGACGTTATGACAAGGGAAGAAAGCTGTAGATCGGCCAAACGATGA
- a CDS encoding lantibiotic dehydratase codes for MKHANLQPDVARGWTASSAFWMRSAGFPLAWLETCACPVDHRDEDALRAWFTQDRIDRISDFVAFSRDPLVAEAIGLSNPDALDRIRRLAESDPGKINSRNRQRLRLYWMYMQQLCVKNDTCSFFGPMSWGRIAADDDADRFDVADAMPDAGRRIFVEHWFVQRIADQIYSDPSVQAALPVRINSGVAMTADGLIVPVDRHIALTPKQLEQIREIAERQDGASPARWGNPPPAGFLAKMRQKRVIETGIRVPTVIKYPLHWLADYVAAHSLNDWSTRLADLQDIVASAEERTGAARADQLSHLAETAANWGVTLDRRAGEMYVGRFPTYQDARRKVDLTLSQTTMREITRDLAPLLSGYTRLVDRVATALDDAYARVLASAATGGETSFLAMLRALSEAGDLLSSVVETERKELQRLWGTARHFAKARPEGQELSFTSTRLRAFFDQLATPTRVIKELPWRYVHSPDIMLMARDARAVAAGDFLAVIGETHPGIFMVGHPVTAPFRPPNLPTEAELGRFSHGPTPVMCDPPESYQRSNVNLPDAPQLMEITLPGQTSSLAAEKVIRAAECRVVQTRTCVELVVPDRNIRVPLLTAMAGHLHKAIFALAGDLAGGSRGERLRVGRVIFRRRQWRIETASMPKIERPAEMPDCFAALCHWREKAGLPRFAFAVIPGEPKPVYIDFQNPLAVDALTKLSKSVPAFRLSEMLPARDDLLFADPKGAFTAEC; via the coding sequence ATGAAGCACGCCAATCTCCAACCTGACGTGGCGCGTGGCTGGACCGCATCCAGCGCGTTCTGGATGCGGTCGGCGGGATTTCCGCTGGCCTGGCTGGAAACCTGCGCCTGTCCGGTTGACCATCGGGATGAAGACGCGTTGCGGGCATGGTTCACTCAGGATCGGATTGACCGGATCTCTGACTTCGTGGCCTTCTCGCGCGATCCGCTTGTGGCGGAGGCCATCGGGCTCTCGAACCCGGATGCGCTTGACCGGATACGACGTTTGGCAGAGAGCGATCCCGGCAAGATCAACAGTCGCAACCGACAGCGACTGCGGCTGTACTGGATGTATATGCAACAGCTTTGCGTCAAGAACGATACGTGTTCGTTCTTTGGCCCGATGAGCTGGGGCCGGATCGCAGCAGATGACGACGCCGATCGTTTCGACGTCGCGGACGCTATGCCCGATGCTGGCCGGCGCATCTTTGTCGAGCATTGGTTCGTGCAACGGATCGCCGATCAAATCTACTCAGACCCATCGGTGCAGGCGGCCTTGCCCGTTCGGATAAACAGCGGTGTGGCGATGACAGCGGACGGTTTGATCGTGCCGGTGGATCGGCACATAGCTCTGACGCCGAAGCAACTGGAACAAATCCGCGAGATCGCGGAGCGTCAGGACGGCGCGTCGCCTGCGCGATGGGGCAACCCACCGCCCGCTGGCTTTCTGGCGAAGATGCGCCAGAAGCGCGTGATCGAAACCGGGATCCGCGTTCCAACGGTGATCAAGTATCCCTTGCACTGGCTTGCAGATTACGTTGCCGCTCACAGTCTGAACGATTGGTCGACCCGGCTGGCGGACCTGCAGGATATCGTTGCCAGCGCAGAGGAACGGACCGGCGCCGCGCGTGCCGATCAGTTAAGTCATCTCGCAGAGACCGCCGCGAACTGGGGCGTCACGCTGGACCGGCGCGCGGGCGAGATGTATGTCGGGCGCTTTCCCACCTACCAAGACGCGCGCCGCAAGGTCGATCTGACGCTCTCGCAGACGACGATGCGGGAAATCACACGCGATCTCGCGCCACTTCTTTCGGGCTATACCCGGCTTGTCGACCGGGTCGCCACGGCACTTGACGATGCCTACGCCCGTGTCCTGGCCAGCGCGGCGACCGGCGGTGAGACAAGCTTTCTTGCCATGCTGCGCGCATTGTCCGAGGCTGGTGATCTTCTGTCGTCAGTAGTGGAAACCGAACGCAAAGAGCTGCAGCGGCTCTGGGGCACCGCCAGGCATTTCGCAAAAGCCAGGCCAGAAGGGCAGGAGCTCTCCTTCACCTCAACGAGGCTTCGGGCGTTTTTTGATCAACTCGCTACCCCGACGCGCGTGATAAAGGAGCTGCCTTGGCGATATGTGCATTCCCCCGACATCATGCTGATGGCCAGGGATGCGCGTGCCGTGGCGGCCGGAGACTTCTTGGCCGTTATCGGAGAAACCCATCCCGGTATCTTCATGGTCGGGCATCCAGTCACCGCGCCCTTCCGCCCTCCGAACTTACCGACTGAAGCGGAGTTGGGTCGGTTTTCGCATGGCCCTACACCGGTCATGTGCGACCCGCCAGAGAGCTATCAACGCTCCAACGTGAACCTGCCGGACGCCCCGCAGCTGATGGAGATAACCCTGCCCGGCCAGACCTCAAGCCTTGCCGCGGAGAAGGTGATCCGGGCCGCGGAGTGTCGGGTTGTCCAAACAAGAACCTGTGTCGAGCTTGTGGTCCCAGACCGCAACATTCGCGTACCGCTTCTGACTGCCATGGCGGGGCATCTTCACAAGGCGATCTTCGCGCTTGCGGGTGATCTTGCGGGCGGCTCAAGGGGCGAACGGCTTCGCGTCGGAAGAGTGATATTCCGGCGTCGGCAGTGGCGGATCGAAACTGCCAGCATGCCCAAGATCGAGCGCCCGGCGGAGATGCCGGACTGTTTTGCCGCACTTTGCCACTGGCGCGAGAAGGCGGGCCTGCCACGCTTCGCCTTTGCCGTGATCCCGGGGGAGCCGAAACCTGTTTATATTGATTTCCAAAACCCGTTGGCTGTCGATGCGCTCACAAAGCTCTCCAAATCCGTGCCCGCCTTCCGCCTGTCCGAGATGCTGCCCGCGCGGGATGATCTGCTTTTCGCCGACCCAAAGGGCGCCTTCACCGCGGAGTGTTGA
- a CDS encoding TglA family RiPP precursor codes for MREQLATLNFYSGAAGSEPGEKFAKRLLEKMPGLSRLYFTTSGSEANEKVYKMVRQISQQKRDGKKSNSVPGSCREQGVLIGASNRSMAGFNNTLLLSPALVCTRENVDSIVNAIDTALTHIFAPQPDEDDAFEDFDLDDIEVVESRVFA; via the coding sequence GTGCGCGAACAACTTGCCACGCTCAATTTCTATTCCGGGGCTGCGGGGTCGGAGCCGGGAGAAAAATTCGCAAAGCGGCTTTTGGAGAAAATGCCAGGTCTTTCGCGGCTTTACTTCACAACGTCCGGCTCGGAAGCGAATGAAAAAGTCTACAAGATGGTGCGCCAGATTTCGCAGCAGAAACGTGACGGGAAGAAGAGCAATTCTGTACCGGGATCGTGCCGTGAACAGGGCGTGCTGATCGGTGCGTCGAACCGCAGCATGGCCGGATTTAACAACACGTTGCTGCTGAGCCCGGCCCTCGTCTGCACGCGCGAGAACGTGGACAGCATCGTGAATGCTATCGATACGGCGCTGACGCATATCTTTGCCCCTCAGCCGGACGAGGACGACGCGTTCGAGGATTTCGACCTCGATGATATCGAGGTGGTCGAGAGCCGCGTCTTCGCTTGA
- a CDS encoding TIGR02466 family protein: MNVSTAEFETIFPTFLMRHDDDEATALNAELERLILDEAGAVEDPGIFTNVGGWHSPKTYQSSEQEAVRTLMQRFLDLADEVMRRAGSTDHPGFEIEAWANVNGEMHYNEMHCHRGCIWSGVYYVAVPDHCTDEPLKGAIEFLDPRPAAILVGLPGAAFEVRKYIAPRPGRMLLFPSWLQHMVHPFRDPGRRISVACNLMFSDS; encoded by the coding sequence GTGAACGTCAGTACCGCAGAGTTCGAAACGATCTTCCCGACTTTTCTGATGCGTCACGACGATGACGAGGCCACCGCGTTGAACGCGGAACTGGAGCGTCTGATCCTCGACGAGGCCGGGGCCGTCGAAGACCCCGGCATCTTTACGAATGTGGGTGGTTGGCATTCCCCGAAGACGTATCAGAGCAGTGAGCAGGAGGCTGTGCGCACGCTGATGCAGCGCTTTCTGGATCTTGCGGACGAAGTGATGCGCCGGGCCGGATCAACCGATCACCCGGGGTTCGAGATCGAAGCCTGGGCCAACGTGAACGGCGAGATGCATTATAACGAGATGCATTGTCACCGGGGATGTATCTGGTCGGGCGTCTACTATGTGGCGGTGCCGGACCATTGCACTGACGAGCCCCTGAAAGGTGCGATCGAGTTTCTGGATCCGCGCCCTGCCGCCATTCTGGTAGGCCTACCCGGCGCCGCGTTCGAGGTTCGAAAGTACATCGCACCCCGCCCAGGGAGGATGCTGTTGTTCCCAAGCTGGCTCCAGCACATGGTGCACCCGTTCCGTGACCCTGGCCGGCGCATTTCGGTAGCCTGCAACCTCATGTTCTCAGACAGCTAA
- a CDS encoding DUF692 family multinuclear iron-containing protein translates to MTLDLDMSPTAAGRQPEPIVEPLGIGIQYNPEILDWFPFEECQVDAFEVLVDSFMGVLDGPYLMLPGFAERLQELAKKSPLVAHSNYGCDFGFGPLEDTPAVRRHVPLAKKLNSPWVVNHMFYGDDSWLDIWSSPVQFSHAELDRLADRAARLQELYGMPLAHENAAYYLPCPGGEMEEAEFLARLVEKSGTYLHVDLHNIYANSINLEGFSVQGYLDTIPLDRIVSMHVAGGSWREGVYHDWHDSPVPDEVWQMLEYVLARSRPGGVFLEYQGQAHHPDTRVMGEDGDKDLIKRDLEIAMSIWDNTYGPESRYSKRKKLRETVVA, encoded by the coding sequence ATGACACTCGACCTCGACATGAGCCCGACAGCGGCAGGCCGGCAGCCCGAGCCGATCGTGGAGCCGCTGGGCATCGGCATCCAGTACAATCCCGAGATCCTCGACTGGTTTCCATTCGAAGAGTGCCAGGTAGACGCCTTCGAAGTATTGGTCGATTCCTTCATGGGCGTGCTGGATGGTCCGTATCTGATGCTCCCCGGTTTCGCGGAGCGTCTGCAGGAGCTTGCCAAGAAATCTCCGCTGGTGGCGCATTCGAACTATGGCTGCGACTTTGGCTTCGGGCCATTGGAGGACACTCCGGCCGTGCGCCGTCATGTACCTCTCGCCAAAAAACTGAACTCACCCTGGGTCGTGAACCATATGTTTTACGGCGATGACAGCTGGCTCGATATCTGGAGCAGCCCGGTGCAGTTCAGTCATGCCGAGCTTGACCGTCTGGCCGACCGCGCGGCACGCCTGCAAGAGCTTTATGGCATGCCGCTTGCGCATGAGAATGCCGCCTATTACCTGCCCTGCCCCGGCGGCGAGATGGAAGAGGCGGAGTTTTTGGCACGGCTTGTCGAGAAATCAGGCACCTATCTCCACGTCGATCTCCACAACATCTACGCCAACTCAATCAATCTCGAAGGTTTCTCGGTCCAGGGCTATCTGGATACGATCCCGCTTGACCGCATTGTCAGCATGCATGTCGCGGGCGGAAGCTGGCGCGAAGGCGTCTATCACGATTGGCACGACAGCCCGGTTCCGGACGAAGTTTGGCAGATGCTTGAATACGTGCTGGCGCGAAGCCGCCCGGGTGGTGTTTTCCTCGAATACCAGGGCCAGGCGCATCACCCTGACACGCGCGTCATGGGCGAGGATGGCGACAAGGACTTAATTAAGCGCGACCTCGAGATCGCGATGTCGATCTGGGACAATACCTATGGCCCGGAAAGCCGTTACAGCAAACGCAAAAAGCTCAGGGAGACCGTTGTCGCATGA
- a CDS encoding aminopeptidase P family protein, with product MIDKGLLERLAPYAPPSLTEDLASVLDRVSVVPGAKWRPDWCDVVFSDLPDALRAEVLAAVDAVAGPEITRDPARIAALRKGFEERGVDAVIVPQRNAHGSRDMPFYARRLEWLTGFSGSAGTAVIGKDEAWLFVDGRYVIQADQELDGTPVTPRHHLKPPIWAFLKDALPEGSRIGFDPKLHNPSEIDTAKRNSGHTLVSLDENPIDALWSGSDRAARPFGAVVPHPIQYTGRTSDDKRAALGESLAAAGVDSLVVTELEAIAWTFNIRGGDTETTPVPEAYAVFHTDGHADLFIERGKLSGAVEQQLGNTVTIQDYDDFGDTLGQLARSGRAVGYDRNRVSAWVTDLLGSDGSMPVHLDDPILQMREVKTEAERDGFREALARDGAAVVKFLHWLSALNPDALPDEHTLAERITAFRAEDPTFRGVSFPPIVGSGPNAAIIHYSPPKTGSRRLAMGEPVLIDSGGQYLSGTTDITRTIAVGPPPADAVRLSTAVLRGHIALATARFPEGTTGAQLDGIARAPVWAEGVQFDHGTGHGIGSFLAVHEGRVVIAQSGSRPVQAGNVLSNEPGAYLRDAFGIRHENTMIAHADKDGLDDVPFLGFETVTAAPFDTALIDAALLNVQERDWLNNYHQYVVKTVEPYLEGTAMDWLLAATQPI from the coding sequence GTGATTGATAAAGGTTTGCTTGAGCGGCTGGCTCCATATGCGCCGCCCTCACTGACGGAAGACCTGGCTTCGGTGCTGGACCGCGTTTCGGTTGTTCCCGGCGCGAAATGGCGACCGGACTGGTGCGATGTGGTTTTCTCGGATTTGCCAGATGCCCTGCGCGCTGAGGTCCTGGCCGCCGTGGATGCGGTGGCAGGCCCCGAAATCACGCGTGATCCCGCGCGCATCGCAGCTTTGCGGAAAGGATTTGAAGAGAGGGGCGTTGATGCGGTCATTGTTCCGCAACGCAATGCGCATGGCTCCCGTGATATGCCGTTTTATGCGCGTCGGCTTGAGTGGTTGACAGGCTTCAGCGGATCGGCGGGAACCGCGGTGATCGGCAAGGACGAGGCCTGGCTTTTCGTCGATGGCCGTTATGTCATCCAAGCCGATCAGGAACTGGATGGCACGCCGGTTACTCCACGCCACCATCTGAAACCACCGATTTGGGCGTTTCTGAAGGACGCCCTGCCGGAGGGATCGCGGATCGGATTTGATCCGAAGCTGCACAATCCATCCGAAATCGACACTGCGAAACGCAATAGTGGACACACACTGGTTTCACTTGATGAAAATCCCATTGATGCGCTTTGGTCGGGATCTGACCGCGCTGCGCGCCCCTTCGGCGCGGTGGTGCCCCACCCGATCCAGTATACCGGTCGTACCAGCGACGACAAACGTGCGGCACTGGGCGAGAGCCTGGCCGCTGCGGGCGTCGACAGCCTTGTGGTGACCGAACTCGAAGCCATCGCATGGACCTTCAACATCCGCGGCGGTGACACCGAAACGACCCCGGTGCCGGAGGCTTACGCGGTGTTTCACACCGATGGCCATGCCGATCTTTTCATTGAGCGTGGAAAGCTCTCGGGCGCGGTAGAACAGCAATTGGGCAACACCGTCACCATCCAGGACTATGATGATTTCGGCGACACGCTGGGCCAGCTTGCCCGGTCCGGGCGGGCCGTTGGATATGATCGAAACCGCGTCTCTGCCTGGGTTACGGATCTTCTGGGCAGTGATGGCTCCATGCCGGTGCATCTGGACGACCCGATCCTTCAGATGCGGGAGGTCAAGACCGAGGCTGAACGCGATGGCTTTCGTGAGGCGCTTGCCCGTGATGGTGCGGCGGTGGTTAAATTCTTGCACTGGCTGTCAGCGCTCAATCCCGATGCGCTGCCCGACGAACACACGCTGGCCGAGCGGATCACGGCCTTTCGAGCCGAGGATCCCACCTTTCGCGGTGTCAGCTTTCCCCCGATCGTCGGCTCAGGGCCGAATGCGGCCATCATTCACTACAGTCCGCCGAAAACAGGAAGCCGGCGCCTGGCCATGGGCGAGCCCGTTCTGATCGACAGCGGCGGCCAATATCTGTCCGGAACCACGGATATCACGCGCACCATTGCCGTGGGTCCGCCGCCGGCGGATGCCGTTCGGCTGTCGACCGCTGTTTTGCGCGGGCATATTGCCCTGGCAACGGCGCGCTTTCCCGAAGGAACGACCGGCGCCCAGCTCGATGGCATCGCACGCGCACCGGTCTGGGCAGAAGGCGTCCAGTTCGATCACGGCACCGGCCACGGGATCGGCAGTTTTCTGGCGGTGCATGAAGGCCGGGTTGTGATCGCACAATCCGGGTCGCGTCCCGTTCAGGCTGGCAATGTCCTCTCGAACGAACCGGGTGCCTATCTGCGCGATGCGTTTGGTATCCGGCATGAGAACACCATGATCGCGCATGCCGACAAAGACGGGCTGGACGACGTGCCTTTCCTTGGGTTCGAGACAGTAACAGCGGCACCATTCGACACCGCTTTGATCGACGCGGCGCTTCTCAACGTGCAGGAACGCGACTGGCTGAACAATTATCATCAATATGTCGTCAAGACGGTCGAACCCTATCTGGAGGGCACTGCGATGGATTGGCTGCTTGCCGCAACTCAACCGATTTGA
- the gdhA gene encoding NADP-specific glutamate dehydrogenase — translation MSRDALLKTYMDMVEDRTEGQSEFHQAVRHVAGDVITIEKAHKEYAAAKVLERLAEPDRVIGFRVVWQDDAGEVQVNRGWRVQYSNAIGPYKGGLRFHPTVSPSVLKFLGFEQVFKNALTGLPLGGGKGGSDFDPRGRSDREIMRFCQAFMRQLAPYIGPDRDVPAGDINVGSREIGWLFGAYKAHALEFTGALTGKGPSFGGSEIRTEATGYGLIYFLEAMLAEHGDDLEGKRIAISGKGNVATHAAEKAVAKGAKVITLSDTSGTLTAEDGLTQDTIDWVRARKAAGEDIAGAPHAEFAESASPWDQEVDIALPCATQNEMDASMARRLVDNGARIVAEGANMPLTSDAQQIIADAGLLHAPGKAANAGGVAVSGLEMSQNSHRRFASRQEVDDALKDIMRHIHAQVAEEGRQGNRVDYGRGANIAAFRKVADAITAMGAI, via the coding sequence ATGTCGCGTGACGCGCTTCTGAAAACATACATGGACATGGTCGAGGACCGCACCGAGGGCCAAAGCGAATTTCATCAGGCTGTCCGGCATGTCGCGGGTGACGTGATCACCATAGAAAAGGCACACAAGGAGTACGCGGCGGCGAAGGTGCTGGAGCGTCTGGCAGAGCCTGACCGGGTCATCGGTTTTCGCGTTGTCTGGCAGGACGACGCCGGGGAGGTGCAGGTCAATCGCGGCTGGCGCGTGCAATATTCCAACGCGATCGGTCCCTATAAAGGCGGCTTGCGCTTTCATCCAACCGTCTCGCCTTCGGTGCTCAAGTTTCTGGGGTTCGAGCAGGTCTTCAAGAATGCGCTGACCGGCTTGCCCCTGGGCGGCGGCAAGGGCGGGTCGGATTTCGATCCTCGCGGGCGGAGCGATAGAGAGATCATGCGGTTCTGCCAGGCCTTCATGCGCCAGCTCGCCCCCTATATCGGCCCGGATCGAGATGTTCCGGCCGGGGATATCAACGTCGGTTCGCGGGAAATCGGATGGCTTTTCGGAGCCTACAAGGCGCATGCGCTTGAGTTCACCGGAGCCCTGACCGGGAAAGGACCGTCTTTCGGCGGGTCTGAGATCCGGACAGAGGCGACGGGGTACGGTCTGATCTACTTTCTGGAGGCGATGCTGGCAGAGCATGGCGATGATCTGGAAGGCAAGCGCATCGCCATATCGGGCAAGGGAAATGTCGCCACACATGCCGCCGAAAAGGCGGTGGCGAAAGGCGCCAAGGTGATCACATTGTCGGACACGTCAGGCACACTAACGGCCGAAGACGGACTCACCCAAGACACCATCGACTGGGTACGCGCACGCAAAGCCGCGGGAGAGGACATTGCAGGCGCCCCACATGCGGAGTTTGCAGAGAGCGCCAGCCCTTGGGACCAAGAGGTCGATATCGCCTTGCCCTGCGCGACGCAGAACGAAATGGACGCCAGCATGGCGCGCAGGCTTGTCGACAATGGCGCACGCATCGTTGCCGAGGGCGCCAACATGCCGTTGACCAGTGACGCCCAGCAGATCATTGCGGATGCCGGTTTGCTGCACGCGCCGGGCAAGGCCGCGAATGCGGGCGGGGTGGCGGTGTCGGGCCTTGAGATGAGCCAGAACAGCCATCGCCGCTTTGCCTCCCGGCAGGAGGTGGACGACGCGCTGAAGGACATCATGCGCCACATTCACGCACAGGTCGCAGAGGAAGGACGGCAGGGCAATCGGGTCGATTACGGGCGGGGTGCCAATATCGCGGCCTTCCGGAAAGTCGCGGATGCGATCACCGCGATGGGAGCCATCTGA
- a CDS encoding acetolactate synthase large subunit, producing the protein MKGADLFVTCLEDGGIDTVFALPGEETNALMVALEASSIDVVLCRHEQAAAFMASVHGRLTGRAAACLATLGPGATNLLTGVADATLDLVPLVAITGQGGRDRIARGKHSHQMIDLGQLFAPVTKLSRTLQTSAEIPGAVAEALSQASMAHPGAVHLSLPEDLAGEAVEGRPVSSPAARTPQAHPDVLAEAAARISAAKQPIILAGAGLLRAGATAELNAFAAKTGLPLATSFMAKGLLPVDHPQHLGAFGLPREDHVDRAIAASDLILAIGLDPVEYPMAKLTSDGEVPLIALGHAPIPRDVTGDIQADVVGDLKSSLPTLSGALQGRRWTVWSDAETARAALISDLNSAFEDMDQSPPSAGALVAALGQSVDEHDTILSGVGTHKLALARNFTPKRPGQIIIPNGLAGMGLALPGAIAAARLQERGRVIAVCGDGDVMMNVQDMETATRLDLSVTVVVWVDGGYGLIEDKQEKETGDRPDLSFGTVDWDHLARAFGWTHIGCDTADDLTKALGNTASAPKRRLITVPVSYSGSFA; encoded by the coding sequence ATGAAGGGGGCCGATCTGTTCGTGACCTGTCTGGAAGACGGCGGGATCGACACTGTTTTCGCCCTACCGGGGGAGGAGACCAACGCGCTTATGGTCGCGCTGGAGGCATCGTCGATCGATGTCGTGCTGTGCCGTCACGAGCAGGCCGCGGCGTTCATGGCGTCGGTACACGGTCGCCTTACAGGCCGGGCCGCCGCGTGCCTGGCCACCCTTGGACCGGGTGCAACGAACCTTCTGACGGGTGTCGCGGACGCGACGCTGGATCTGGTGCCCCTTGTCGCGATCACCGGACAAGGTGGGCGAGACCGGATCGCAAGGGGTAAACATAGCCATCAGATGATTGATTTAGGCCAGCTTTTTGCGCCGGTAACCAAGCTGTCACGAACGCTACAGACCAGCGCCGAGATACCGGGAGCGGTAGCGGAGGCGCTCAGCCAGGCCAGCATGGCCCATCCCGGCGCAGTGCATCTGTCGCTTCCCGAAGATCTGGCAGGCGAAGCGGTGGAGGGGCGGCCCGTCTCTTCGCCGGCGGCTCGCACGCCGCAGGCCCATCCGGATGTCCTGGCCGAAGCCGCCGCCCGGATCTCGGCGGCCAAGCAGCCGATCATCCTGGCCGGTGCCGGCCTGCTGCGGGCCGGCGCCACGGCAGAGCTCAACGCGTTTGCTGCGAAAACGGGACTGCCGCTGGCGACGAGTTTCATGGCCAAAGGTCTTCTGCCGGTGGATCATCCGCAGCATCTTGGCGCCTTCGGCTTGCCGCGGGAGGATCATGTTGACCGCGCCATCGCAGCTTCCGATCTGATCCTTGCAATCGGTCTTGACCCGGTGGAATACCCGATGGCCAAACTGACGAGCGACGGTGAGGTCCCTCTGATCGCACTCGGACACGCACCGATCCCTCGCGATGTGACAGGCGACATTCAAGCGGATGTGGTGGGTGATCTGAAATCGTCCCTGCCCACCTTGTCAGGCGCATTGCAGGGCCGTCGCTGGACGGTCTGGTCTGATGCAGAGACAGCGCGCGCCGCGCTGATCAGTGATTTGAATTCAGCGTTTGAGGACATGGATCAATCCCCTCCCTCCGCCGGTGCATTGGTGGCCGCGCTTGGGCAGAGCGTCGATGAACACGATACGATCCTGTCGGGCGTTGGCACGCATAAGCTGGCCCTGGCCCGCAATTTCACACCCAAGCGGCCCGGGCAAATCATCATTCCCAACGGTTTGGCGGGCATGGGTCTTGCCCTTCCCGGCGCCATCGCCGCGGCCCGCCTGCAAGAAAGGGGCCGGGTCATCGCGGTGTGCGGAGATGGCGATGTCATGATGAATGTGCAGGACATGGAGACCGCAACGCGGCTGGATCTGTCCGTCACGGTGGTGGTTTGGGTCGACGGTGGCTATGGCCTTATCGAAGACAAGCAAGAAAAGGAGACAGGCGACCGCCCCGACCTTTCCTTTGGTACGGTCGACTGGGATCATCTGGCCCGTGCATTTGGCTGGACCCACATCGGATGTGACACCGCCGACGATCTGACGAAGGCGCTTGGCAACACAGCGTCGGCTCCGAAACGTCGCCTAATCACCGTACCGGTCTCCTACAGCGGGTCATTCGCGTGA